One Bacillota bacterium DNA segment encodes these proteins:
- the rpsE gene encoding 30S ribosomal protein S5, with translation MARIDPETLNLQERVIRTNRVQKTHKGGRTMSWNALVVVGDGEGHVGAGLGKARAIPDAIRKGVEDAKKRLIEVPIVGTSIPHEVVTSFGASTVILKPASPGTGVVAGTSMRAILEAAGVKDVLGKCLGSRNPINVAWATIKALQMLKRVEQVAEMRGKQPAQVVPWMRKYLEGKEEGTTDGS, from the coding sequence ATGGCACGAATAGACCCGGAGACACTCAATTTGCAGGAGCGCGTTATCCGTACGAACCGCGTGCAGAAGACGCACAAGGGCGGTCGTACGATGAGCTGGAACGCGCTGGTAGTGGTTGGCGACGGGGAAGGACACGTGGGCGCAGGGCTGGGAAAAGCCCGTGCCATTCCCGATGCCATTCGCAAGGGCGTGGAAGACGCCAAGAAACGGCTGATTGAGGTACCGATTGTGGGCACCTCGATCCCGCATGAGGTGGTCACCTCGTTTGGGGCGTCGACGGTGATTTTGAAGCCTGCCTCGCCCGGTACCGGTGTGGTAGCAGGCACCTCGATGCGCGCTATTCTGGAAGCCGCCGGCGTCAAAGACGTGCTGGGCAAGTGCCTGGGCTCCCGAAACCCCATCAACGTGGCATGGGCTACCATCAAGGCGTTGCAGATGCTCAAGCGCGTGGAGCAAGTGGCAGAGATGCGCGGTAAACAGCCGGCGCAAGTAGTGCCATGGATGCGAAAATACCTGGAAGGCAAGGAGGAGGGAACGACCGATGGCTCTTAA
- the rplF gene encoding 50S ribosomal protein L6, producing the protein MSRIGKKPIPIPPGVDVQWEPGTITVSGPLGTLTKKIPAEMMVKREDGFLLVERPSDERNHRALHGLTRTLIANMVEGVSKGYERVLEVVGVGYRAQVEGGRLSLSVGYAQPKVLEPLPGIKFEVGQDVNTRMPLITVKGIDKEVVGQQAALIRRVRPPEPYKGMGIRYRGEQTRRKAGKSGKSGGKGGGKGKGK; encoded by the coding sequence ATGTCACGTATAGGCAAAAAACCGATACCCATACCGCCGGGTGTGGACGTACAGTGGGAGCCGGGCACAATCACGGTATCCGGTCCGCTGGGTACGCTGACCAAGAAAATACCGGCTGAGATGATGGTGAAGCGCGAGGATGGGTTCCTGCTGGTGGAGCGTCCCAGCGACGAGCGAAACCATCGCGCACTGCATGGCTTGACTCGCACGCTCATTGCGAACATGGTGGAGGGCGTCTCCAAAGGTTATGAGCGCGTGTTGGAAGTGGTGGGCGTCGGCTACCGTGCGCAGGTGGAGGGCGGCAGGCTGTCGCTCAGCGTGGGATACGCTCAGCCAAAGGTGCTGGAACCCCTGCCGGGCATCAAATTCGAGGTAGGACAGGACGTCAACACCCGTATGCCCCTAATCACCGTCAAGGGCATCGATAAAGAGGTCGTGGGTCAGCAGGCGGCGCTGATTCGGCGCGTGCGTCCACCAGAGCCTTACAAAGGTATGGGCATTAGATATCGAGGTGAACAGACACGGCGTAAAGCCGGTAAGAGTGGCAAATCTGGCGGTAAAGGCGGCGGTAAAGGGAAGGGGAAGTAA
- the rpsH gene encoding 30S ribosomal protein S8, whose protein sequence is MPVTDPIADMLTRIRNANMALHETVELDASKLKVEICRILKEEGYIKDYEVIEATPQNRLRITLKYGAKQGKTRERAITNLRRVSKPGLRVYRKAKDLKPVYFGFGTAIVSTSRGVMTDKQARRLGLGGEVLAEVW, encoded by the coding sequence ATGCCTGTCACCGACCCGATTGCGGATATGTTAACCCGTATCCGCAATGCGAACATGGCGCTCCACGAGACGGTGGAGCTGGATGCTTCTAAGCTGAAAGTGGAAATCTGCCGGATACTCAAGGAAGAAGGCTACATCAAGGACTATGAGGTTATCGAGGCAACGCCTCAGAACCGGTTACGCATCACCTTGAAGTACGGTGCGAAGCAGGGCAAGACCCGCGAGCGCGCAATCACGAACCTGCGCCGGGTGAGCAAACCCGGGTTGCGCGTGTACCGCAAGGCAAAAGACCTGAAGCCCGTCTATTTCGGCTTCGGAACTGCTATTGTCAGCACTTCGCGCGGTGTGATGACCGACAAGCAGGCTCGCCGGCTGGGTCTGGGCGGCGAGGTGCTGGCGGAAGTGTGGTAA
- a CDS encoding type Z 30S ribosomal protein S14, producing MAKECLKVKARRPQKFKVREYHRCNICGRPRGYIRKFGLCRICFREMAHRGLLPGVKKSSW from the coding sequence GTGGCGAAAGAGTGCTTAAAAGTCAAAGCGCGGCGTCCGCAGAAGTTTAAGGTGCGCGAGTACCACCGGTGCAACATCTGCGGTCGCCCTCGCGGGTATATTCGTAAGTTCGGTCTGTGCCGGATTTGCTTCCGCGAGATGGCGCATCGCGGGCTGTTGCCCGGCGTCAAAAAATCATCGTGGTAA
- the rplR gene encoding 50S ribosomal protein L18: MIEHKNVAPRQRGRLLRHARVRKKIRGTAERPRLTVFRSLKYIYAQVIDDEKGHTIAAASSLEPVLRNSLPRTDNVEAARAVGRLIAERAIDAGVRHVVFDRGGYKYHGRVKALADAAREGGLEF; the protein is encoded by the coding sequence ATGATAGAACATAAGAACGTTGCTCCCCGTCAGAGGGGAAGGTTGCTGCGACATGCGCGAGTGCGCAAGAAGATCCGAGGGACTGCTGAGCGACCGCGCCTGACGGTGTTCCGTAGTCTGAAGTACATCTATGCGCAGGTGATAGACGACGAGAAAGGGCATACTATCGCCGCTGCCTCGTCGCTGGAGCCTGTTCTGCGCAACTCGCTACCCAGGACAGACAACGTTGAAGCCGCCAGGGCCGTTGGTCGGCTGATTGCCGAACGCGCTATCGATGCTGGAGTGCGACACGTGGTGTTCGACCGCGGCGGCTACAAGTATCACGGTCGCGTCAAAGCGCTGGCGGATGCGGCACGAGAAGGGGGACTGGAGTTCTGA